Part of the Actinomycetota bacterium genome, GGCGCCGGATGCAGCCCGGGCGAGCGCCTCGTATGCATAGCCTTCATGGAAGGCCGAGAGGTCGTTGTCCTGACACAGACGGAGTGAAACCTGTCCATGATGGAGTGCCTCGTCCGGACGGCCTGCAACCGCATACACCCTCGAGAGTTGCCACGCCCCGACCGCGAGGTCTCGCGGGGTGCAATCCTTGGTCTGAGTCCAGTGCCAACGGGAGGCATGGGCGAGATCGAGCATCTCATCGACCTCCTCGGGAGTGCGGTCCGGCTTCTCGAGCAGGTCCCACGCTGCGTTGAAGCATTCGGTCGCGAACCTGCGATGCGTTGCATCCATGGAACACCTCTCAGAGCAACCGTACAGCATTGAGCCCCCATTGAAGGGGGCTCAACACATTCCGGTTTCGGGTGCGGTTACGCAGCGGCGTCGGTCGACGCGTCACGGATCGCGTCGCGCAGCGCCTGAACCGCCGCCTTGGCGGAATCCCTGGCCGCCCGGAGTTCGTCCCTCGCCTGAATGAGACTGTCCCGTCCCTGTCTGAGCAGCGTCCTGGCCGGGTTCTCCCAGTCGCTCGCCTGCAGGCCGATGACCTGGTTCGGGACCGGGCCGGCGTACGCTTCGGCCTTGGTCATGTGTGTCATCATTTCCTGAAGCGCGGCCTGGGCCTCGGTCACGTCGTAGCCGGCCTGATCGGCCCTGTCGACGGCTGCAGAGATCCTCTCGTACGCGTCCGTTGCCGGGTTGTTGACTGCCCAGACGGCCGTGTCACCGGCGATCACTTCGCGGATCTTCGGTGCAACGACCAGATAGATCCGAAAGTCGGTGGCGATCTTGGGCACGAGGACCTGAAGCTGATCGACCGTGGTCGCCGCCTGGATCTCTCTCGAGAGAGTCCGGAGCCCTGCTTCGGCCTGGTTCAGATCGACGAACAGGTCCGCCTTGTGGCGGGTGGTTGTGTGCCCTCTCTCGTTGAGGGCCCTCCGTAGCCTGTCGATCGTCTCAAAGCGTCTGTCGATGGCCCGCTGGGCGCGTGCCTTGATCCTGTCGACGACGCCGGGCCGCTGGGTGTCCACCGTTTGCTCGGCGACCGTTCCGCCGGAGGCCGGTTCACCGGCGGTCTCTGCCATGGCAACGCCTGGCAGGGCGAGCACGAGGCTCAGTGCCACGGCTGCAGTGATGGTTCTCTTGATCATGGGGTTGCATCTCCTTCGTTTTGGTTGAAGCTGGAGTCCAGGTCGCCGAAGAGGCGATCCAGGTCTGTGAGCATGTCATCGATGTCGCTCAGGTCGACAGTGACGTCTTCCTCGGTCAGTTGTGCTGCCGTGGTCGTGGTTGTAGGCGTGGTTGCCGTCTCCGCCGTTGCCGCTCCCGCGGGTTGCGTCGTCGCCGTTTCCGCCGTTGCCGCTCCCGCTGGTTGCGTGGTTGCCGTCTCCGCTCCATCGGGTTGCGTGGTCACGGTGGCCGGGTTACTCGTAGTTGGTGCGGCCGGCTGGGACTGCGTCGTGGCGGCGGAGGTCCCTGCGACGGCCTGCGGTCCGGTGATCGGCCCACAAGCGGTCAATGCCAGGGCGCCGCCTACGGCGACGGTGGCCCAGAGGCCGGCTCTCGATCGCATTCTGTCTCCTTTCATCATCTGAAGACAGGATCGGATGCGGCTGTGTGCTCACTGTGAGCGAGATGTTCGAGGTTTGTAAGACCTGGTGGTCGGCGATCAGCCGCACCTCATTGAACCCTGGGCTCGTAGGGGTCGTGGCGACCCCCCTGAGCCCTGGGTTCGCAGAGATCTGCCGCCGGCTGGGCTACCAGAGTTCGACGTACACGAGGATGGGGACGGCGGGTGTCGACGACAAGCCGGTCGCTTCCCGGAAGTCCCACAGTTCGACCCAGAACCGGACACCGTCGGGGCGGGAGAAACTGCCCTGGTAGTGGGGGAGCCGGTCATCGTTGATCCGGGTGAAGCTGCCTCCGAAGCCTCGCTGGAGGAGTTTGCGCTCGATGTCGGCGCCGAGGGCGACATGGCTCGGAGCGCTTGCGGGGAGCGTGAAGTAATGGGCCTCGGTGTGGGTGGCACGCGGTGCCGCCTTGTCTGCGGCCTGTTTGTCGTAGAGGTCCTTGTCGGCGGCGACTTCGGCGGAACCGGCAGGGATCCACGGGTTGCCGGCGGCGAGTCGCCTGATCGACGTGTCGAGCCACTTCGCCACCCATTCGCCATGGTCCGGTGGAATCCAGTTGGCTCGACCCAGCACGAGCATGGCAACCGATTCGGCCATGTCTTCGGCCGGTCCGGTTCGCCCGTACTCGGTCGCCGCCCGACCTTCGAGTCGCCAGTCCGCGTGGAGGGGATCGGCGGATTCGTTGATCCAGCCGGTCCGGCCGGCGAAGGAGATGACGAGGTCCGATCCGTCGGCGGGGTCGACGCGGGCGATGTCGCCGTCGAGTGCGGCCTGGATGTAGGCGGGGTCGAGGGCGCGAAACTGTGCCACGTGCGCGAATTCGTGGGCGAGGGCGCGTGCGAGGTCGAGGCGGGTGGTGCGGCCCCTGTTGGGTTCGAACGTCCGGTCGACGAGGTAGATGTCGGGTCCACTCGTGAAGGCGACGGCGTTGCCGACGTGCTCTTCTTCCGGAGCCGATCCGATACGGATGATGGATCGTGGGGCGCCAATCTCCCAGAGTGCTTCGGGCAGATCGGAGAGTGCGGCGTCGAGGAGCTCGAGTTCGGCCGGATCGGGATGTGGCCGTGACCCGACGACGGTGAGGTCGTGTACCGTGCGTTGCCACACGACGTCGGTGAACGGAGGCGATCCGAGGCGGGTGAGCAGGTCGGTATCGTTGAGGTCGAATGATCCCGGAGCCGTGGTCGAGCTCGTCGTGACCGGGGCCCCACAGGCCACGACCATGGTTGCGAAGATGAGGATGAGAAGGCGTCGCACGGTGGCAGATGGTAGATGCAGGCGGGGATTGATCGATGCCATCGAGAGCATGCTCGGGCGTTGTCTGTGTCCGGCTGAGACAGGTTCTGATTGCACTAGCCTTGAGTGAGAGGTCGCGAGCCAAGGAGTTGGCACTATGAGAAAGGTCACGGTTGTCGGGGCGGGCAAGTACGGGTCGCTGACGGCGATGCGCATCGCCCAGATGGATCTTGCCGACGAAGTCGTCATGACGGACATCGTCGAGGGTCTTCCACAGGGGCTTGCCCTCGATATGAACGAGTCCCGGCCGATCGAGAAATACCGTACGTTGGTCGTCGGGACGAACGATTACGCAGATACCGCAGGCAGTGAAGTCGTGGTGATCACCGCCGGGCTTCCCCGTAAGCCGGGCATGAGCAGGATGGACCTGCTCGAGGTGAATGCCAAGATCGTCAAGAGTGTCGTCGAGCAGATCGTCCGTTACTCACCGGAGGCGACGCTGGTCGTGGTCACCAATCCACTCGATCACATGACGACACTGGCTGCCGAGGTATCCGGTCTGCCGCACAACAAGGTCATGGGTCAGGCAGGCATGTTGGACACGGCACGGTTCGTGCACTTCGTCTCGGAGGTGAGTGGTGTCGACGTGCTCGAGATCGAGGCGCTCACGTTGGGCAGTCACGGACCGACGATGGTGCCGGTGCCGTCACAGGTGAAGGTTGCAGGCAAGCCGCTGACCGAGGTGTTGACACCGGAGCAGATCGAGGCGATCGTCGAGCGTACCCGCAAAGGTGGCTCGGAGATCGTCGGGCTGCTGAAGACCGGGAGCGCCTATTTCGCCCCGTCTGCGGCGGCCGCACACATGGTCAAGGCGATTCTGCAGGACACGGGCGAAGTCATGCCGGTGTGCGCGTGGACGTCTGGCGAGTACGGTGTCGAGGACGTGTACCTGGGTGTTCCTGCCAAGCTGGGAGCCAAGGGCGTCGAGGAGATCGTCCAACTGGACATCACCGACTCCGAGTTGGAGGCACTGCGAGAGGCCGCCGTGGCGGTCAAGGCCAAGATCGAAGACTTGCACAGCATCGCTCTGTGACCACACGGGAAGGAACGAAAGCCCCCGATGTGCGGGGGCTTTCGTTGTAATCGGGGTGTGGTCCTGCCAGAATCACAATATTGTAGTTCTCTGCCAGGAGGCGGTCGTATGAACAAGGGAGACCTCGTAGAGAAGGTCGCCGATGCCGCAGGCATCAGCAAGAAGGCTGCCCACGCGGCGGTCGAGACGGTGTTCGGTGAGATCACCAAGGCCATGAAGAAGGGTGATCGAGTACAGGTGACCGGATTCGGGAGCTTCGAATCGGTGAAGCGACCGGGCCGGAAGGGCTTGAACCCGGCGACGGGTGAGAGTCTGTACATCAAGACCAAGTTCGTCCCGAAGTTCCACCCGGGGAAGGGCCTCAAGGACGAGGTCGCCAAACGCCGCAAGTAGGCGATCGGCAAGCGCGAGGAGTGGGCGACCCCCGGGGGTCGCCCACTTCCTTGTTCCGTGTCTGCGAACCCAGGGTTCAGGGGTGTCGTGATGACCGCTGCGAACCCAGGGTTCAGGGGTGTCGTGATGACCCCTACGAACCCAGGGTTCAGATGGCTCTCAGTACTCGACGTCCAGGCCGGCGGTGGCCGAGGCGTAATGGCCGAGGGCGGCCTGCTGGGTCATGAGTTTGGCCATGTTGCCGGCCACCTTGATCTTGCCGGTCATGAAGGCCATCTGCGTGTTGAGATCGCCCTTGAAGATCTTCGACGCGGTCTCGTAGCTGGATGTGATCGTGACGTCCGGGTTCTCCATAGCGCCGATTCTCTGTACCGGCGTGTCGCCGGTGGCGTCCATGTAGAACTTCGCTTCGCCTTCGGGTGCATCGGTAACGACGAACTGGAGGCTCATGTTGGCCGCCGAGGTGAAAGCGTCGCTCGCCTTGAGTGCTTCGGTGACGGCAGCGGCCCATTCGTCGGTGAGGAATGTGAATGCCATGGCTTCCTTTCTTTCTCCCTGTTGCCAGGCTAGCAGGGTTCGGGCCCGGTGCTTGCGATTGCAAGCAGTCGGTGTCCGGACGATCTCACTCATCCATCGACGGACATGGTCGAACCGGGTGCGGACGATGAGATGGAAGCCCATGCGTGCTTCGGTTGGTCAATCACCCAGGATCGGCAGAAGGGCTCGCTTGATCTTCTTGACATCTCTGGCGCCGAGCTTTGCGAGCGGTACCCGTGGGTAGCCGGGTCGGAGCCCGACCATCTCGGCGGCGGCCTTCACGCCGGGGATCCTGTAGGCCTCGACCGCCGAGGCGATCCTGGTCAGTTCCGCCTGATCCGACAGCGCGCTCCTGGGAGACCGACGTGTCTTTGCGATGACGTCGAGGACCGTGGCCGTGAGGTAGTTGGACGAGGCAGTGATCGCGCCGTAGGCACCCGCAGTCACGCAGAAGGTGATGGACCGGGTCGCTCCGGTGAACAACAGGAAGTCCACCGGAGTCTCTTGCACGAGGCGGGCCATCCGCGCGACGTCGCCTCCGGAGTCTTTCATGCCGACGATGTTGGCATGGTGTGACAGTTCGACGACCAGGTCGGTGGGGATCTCGTAGGCGGTCCACGGAGGGACCGAGTAGATCATCACCGGCAGGGGAGAGGCGTCGGCCAGGGCGAGGAAGAACCGGCGGACGGCAGCATGGTTGCCTCGGGCAAGGGTGGTCGGGGTCATGGCGAGGATGGCGTCGGCACCGGCTTCGACGGCCTCGGCGGTCTGCCGGACGGCCGTTCGAACCGTTTCCGCGGCGATGCCGCACAGCAGAAAGGTCTTGTTGCCGAGCGCGTTCCGTGCAGTGTCGAGAAGGGCCTGGCGCTCTCCGGGTTCCAGGTAGGGGCCTTCACCGGTCGAACCGGCGATCAGGAAGCCTTTGATCTTCCGCTCGGTGAGTGTGGTCAGGTTGTGTCGATGGGCATCGAGGTCCAGATCACCGGTTCGAGTGAACGGTGTGACGAGCGCAGGCATCAGGCGGGGTGGTTGCATCGGCGTGAGGCTACTACCTGGCGAAGACGCACCGGAACGAATGGCTCGAGGATGTCCCAGGGTCCGATCCTCGCGTGTTCTCGGACAGCGTCCTGTCGGCTCAGGGAGTCGGGTCCGGCTCGATGTGCATCACCGTGTCCGCAGCCCAGCAGGTGTTGACGACAGGGTCTCTGTTGCACACGGAGCCGGAGAACCACGCGAAACCGGTGAGCCAGTCATGGTCGAAGACCACACGGGTTCCGAGCCAGTCCCTGTCGGATCCGTCGTTGTCTCGCACCGCCTCAGGCCAGTTCTCC contains:
- a CDS encoding HU family DNA-binding protein, translated to MNKGDLVEKVADAAGISKKAAHAAVETVFGEITKAMKKGDRVQVTGFGSFESVKRPGRKGLNPATGESLYIKTKFVPKFHPGKGLKDEVAKRRK
- the mdh gene encoding malate dehydrogenase yields the protein MRKVTVVGAGKYGSLTAMRIAQMDLADEVVMTDIVEGLPQGLALDMNESRPIEKYRTLVVGTNDYADTAGSEVVVITAGLPRKPGMSRMDLLEVNAKIVKSVVEQIVRYSPEATLVVVTNPLDHMTTLAAEVSGLPHNKVMGQAGMLDTARFVHFVSEVSGVDVLEIEALTLGSHGPTMVPVPSQVKVAGKPLTEVLTPEQIEAIVERTRKGGSEIVGLLKTGSAYFAPSAAAAHMVKAILQDTGEVMPVCAWTSGEYGVEDVYLGVPAKLGAKGVEEIVQLDITDSELEALREAAVAVKAKIEDLHSIAL
- a CDS encoding dihydrodipicolinate synthase family protein, encoding MQPPRLMPALVTPFTRTGDLDLDAHRHNLTTLTERKIKGFLIAGSTGEGPYLEPGERQALLDTARNALGNKTFLLCGIAAETVRTAVRQTAEAVEAGADAILAMTPTTLARGNHAAVRRFFLALADASPLPVMIYSVPPWTAYEIPTDLVVELSHHANIVGMKDSGGDVARMARLVQETPVDFLLFTGATRSITFCVTAGAYGAITASSNYLTATVLDVIAKTRRSPRSALSDQAELTRIASAVEAYRIPGVKAAAEMVGLRPGYPRVPLAKLGARDVKKIKRALLPILGD
- a CDS encoding SCP2 sterol-binding domain-containing protein; the protein is MAFTFLTDEWAAAVTEALKASDAFTSAANMSLQFVVTDAPEGEAKFYMDATGDTPVQRIGAMENPDVTITSSYETASKIFKGDLNTQMAFMTGKIKVAGNMAKLMTQQAALGHYASATAGLDVEY
- a CDS encoding DUF4157 domain-containing protein, producing MRRLLILIFATMVVACGAPVTTSSTTAPGSFDLNDTDLLTRLGSPPFTDVVWQRTVHDLTVVGSRPHPDPAELELLDAALSDLPEALWEIGAPRSIIRIGSAPEEEHVGNAVAFTSGPDIYLVDRTFEPNRGRTTRLDLARALAHEFAHVAQFRALDPAYIQAALDGDIARVDPADGSDLVISFAGRTGWINESADPLHADWRLEGRAATEYGRTGPAEDMAESVAMLVLGRANWIPPDHGEWVAKWLDTSIRRLAAGNPWIPAGSAEVAADKDLYDKQAADKAAPRATHTEAHYFTLPASAPSHVALGADIERKLLQRGFGGSFTRINDDRLPHYQGSFSRPDGVRFWVELWDFREATGLSSTPAVPILVYVELW